In Rhododendron vialii isolate Sample 1 chromosome 9a, ASM3025357v1, the following are encoded in one genomic region:
- the LOC131300529 gene encoding uncharacterized protein LOC131300529 → MALAPAGNKTLLLLLLLLLPFSVTCSYGNQNQQFFNSCGDINISFPFHLQGDPSYTCNNNDYTLVCNENNRTVLNLPSGKYYVQSINYADYSIRLVDVGFQTNDICSPFNLFSSTFLYFTYGGEGRQLYTNAVESRFVFLRCENPVHSPMYINTTGYCNSTRGDPGNGYYSYAVAGDVSVLDVADSCLLEAFYLSSSQLISQRGSNLSWSDLIKELKYGFQVYWELSISDCDDCWKRASCFRDSSVTAMCSNCSDYGKCEIF, encoded by the coding sequence ATGGCACTCGCGCCAGCGGGTAACAAAacccttctcctcctcctcctcctcctcctcccgtTTTCAGTAACCTGCAGCTACGGTAATCAAAACCAGCAATTCTTCAATTCCTGTGGAGACATCAACATCTCCTTCCCTTTCCATTTACAAGGCGACCCATCCTACACCTGTAACAACAACGACTACACTCTTGTCTGTAACGAAAACAATCGCACAGTCCTCAACCTCCCGTCCGGAAAATACTACGTGCAATCAATCAATTACGCAGACTACTCAATCCGTCTCGTCGACGTAGGATTCCAAACCAACGATATTTGCTCCCCTTTCAATCTCTTCTCTTCAACCTTTCTCTATTTCACCTATGGGGGTGAAGGACGACAACTTTATACCAACGCGGTTGAGAGCAGGTTCGTGTTCCTCCGTTGTGAAAACCCGGTCCACTCTCCTATGTACATTAACACGACTGGTTATTGTAACAGTACCAGAGGTGATCCGGGAAATGGGTATTATTCGTATGCAGTGGCGGGAGATGTTAGTGTTTTGGATGTCGCAGATTCATGCCTTTTGGAGGCGTTTTACCTTTCTTCGTCGCAGTTGATCAGTCAAAGGGGATCGAATTTGTCGTGGTCGGATTTAATTAAGGAGTTAAAGTACGGATTTCAAGTTTATTGGGAGTTGTCGATTAGTGACTGCGACGACTGCTGGAAAAGGGCTTCCTGCTTCCGGGATTCTTCTGTTACTGCCATGTGCAGCAATTGCTCCGACTATGGAAAATGTGAGATCTTCTGA